From one Lysinibacillus sp. G4S2 genomic stretch:
- a CDS encoding sensor histidine kinase yields the protein MLLLFLKERLAWIGFFVFTIVILNVLFTLDAGLIGVSIGYVNVCLLVSFIAFLIWRYVVEVGQLKDFLGNVDSQLDDAHSRNLTLSPFQATYFTKIEDVFIDKDTELNQAKVQLQEYTDELLAWVHEVKAPLTSINLMLDHIEDLTLRRKLEAEWLRLHLLVDQQLHQTRFSSIEKDNYMAVIELRTVVYKEIRAMQAWCIEKGIGFDVDELTETVMSDGKWLAFIVRQILSNAIKYSPANSEVLIFTEVDPMGATLLHIKDAGIGISKEDLPRIFQKSYTGTAGRESAQSTGMGLYLAHNVAQKIGVRISVQSIVDEGSIFTLRFPLQNEYVKLTGR from the coding sequence ATGCTACTTTTATTTTTAAAAGAACGCCTTGCATGGATAGGCTTTTTTGTATTTACAATTGTTATTCTTAACGTTTTATTTACTTTAGATGCTGGGTTAATTGGAGTTTCAATTGGATACGTGAATGTTTGTTTGCTTGTTAGTTTTATAGCTTTTCTTATTTGGCGATATGTAGTTGAAGTAGGGCAGTTAAAGGATTTCCTAGGAAATGTAGACAGCCAACTTGATGACGCACACAGTAGAAACTTAACGTTATCACCTTTTCAAGCTACATATTTTACAAAGATTGAAGATGTCTTTATCGATAAGGATACGGAGTTAAATCAAGCAAAAGTACAGTTACAGGAGTATACAGATGAGCTTTTGGCCTGGGTTCATGAAGTAAAAGCACCATTAACTTCAATTAATTTAATGTTAGATCATATAGAAGATTTGACATTACGTCGTAAATTAGAAGCTGAGTGGTTAAGGCTACATTTATTGGTTGATCAGCAGCTACATCAAACACGTTTTTCTTCGATTGAAAAAGATAATTATATGGCAGTCATCGAGCTAAGAACGGTTGTCTATAAGGAAATAAGAGCTATGCAAGCATGGTGTATTGAAAAAGGTATCGGTTTTGATGTTGATGAGTTAACGGAGACAGTGATGTCGGATGGTAAATGGCTAGCTTTTATCGTTCGACAAATTTTATCCAATGCGATTAAATATAGTCCTGCAAATTCGGAAGTGTTGATATTTACGGAGGTAGATCCGATGGGCGCAACTTTATTACATATAAAAGATGCAGGTATTGGTATTAGTAAGGAGGATTTGCCTCGAATTTTTCAAAAGTCGTATACTGGAACAGCTGGAAGGGAATCGGCACAGTCAACAGGCATGGGTTTGTATTTAGCGCATAATGTAGCTCAGAAGATAGGTGTTCGTATTAGTGTACAATCAATTGTAGATGAAGGCTCAATATTTACCTTACGTTTTCCGTTACAAAATGAATATGTCAAACTAACAGGTAGATGA
- a CDS encoding response regulator transcription factor — MKILLIEDDPSIFEMIQTRFAQWTLQVVGPKDFQKVMDDFIEEKPQLVLIDIQLPAYDGFHWCREIRHISKVPILFLSSRDHPMDMVMAMQMGADDFIQKPFNMDVLLAKVQAILRRTYDYVEESMDVTRFNGAVIDYARSEIMFEGQLVSLTKNELFILRILVEKSNQIVSRDDLMRKLWDDERFVNDNTLSVNVNRLRAKLEDIGLQDVILTKKGLGYMAVTQGT; from the coding sequence ATGAAAATATTGCTGATAGAAGATGATCCATCAATTTTTGAAATGATTCAGACGCGTTTTGCACAATGGACTCTTCAAGTTGTTGGTCCGAAAGATTTCCAAAAGGTGATGGATGATTTTATTGAGGAAAAGCCACAGCTTGTATTGATTGACATTCAGCTACCAGCCTATGATGGCTTTCATTGGTGTCGTGAAATTCGGCATATTTCAAAGGTGCCAATTCTCTTTCTATCGTCACGGGACCATCCAATGGATATGGTGATGGCAATGCAAATGGGCGCTGATGATTTCATACAGAAACCCTTCAATATGGACGTACTACTTGCAAAGGTACAGGCCATCTTACGTCGTACATATGATTATGTAGAAGAGTCGATGGATGTCACACGTTTTAACGGTGCAGTTATTGACTATGCACGAAGTGAAATTATGTTTGAAGGACAGCTTGTTTCCTTAACTAAAAATGAGCTTTTTATTTTACGTATTTTAGTGGAGAAGTCTAATCAAATTGTTTCTAGAGATGATTTAATGAGAAAGTTATGGGACGATGAGCGTTTTGTTAATGATAATACCTTATCTGTAAACGTAAATAGATTACGTGCAAAGCTTGAGGATATTGGTTTACAGGATGTTATTTTAACAAAAAAGGGACTTGGTTATATGGCAGTAACGCAGGGGACGTGA
- the tuf gene encoding elongation factor Tu, giving the protein MAKEKFDRSKTHANIGTIGHVDHGKTTLTAAIATVLSKKMGGTAKSYADIDNAPEEKERGITINTSHVEYETATRHYAHVDCPGHADYVKNMITGAAQMDGGILVVSAADGPMPQTREHILLSRQVGVPYLVVFMNKCDMVDDEELLELVEMEIRDLLSEYDFPGDDLPVIKGSALKALEGEAEWEEKIVELMDAVDAYIPTPERQTDKPFMMPVEDVFSITGRGTVATGRVERGQVKVGDVVDIIGIAEEAKSTTVTGVEMFRKLLDYAEAGDNIGALLRGVAREEIQRGQVLAKPGSITPHTNFKAEVYVLSKEEGGRHTPFFSNYRPQFYFRTTDVTGICNLPEGVEMVMPGDNIEMTVELIAPIALEEGTKFSIREGGRTVGAGVVASIQK; this is encoded by the coding sequence ATGGCTAAAGAAAAATTTGACCGTTCAAAAACGCATGCTAACATTGGTACAATCGGACACGTTGACCATGGTAAAACTACATTAACTGCTGCAATCGCTACAGTTCTTTCTAAAAAAATGGGTGGTACAGCTAAATCTTACGCTGACATCGATAACGCTCCAGAAGAAAAAGAGCGTGGTATCACAATCAATACTTCTCACGTAGAATACGAAACAGCTACTCGTCACTATGCACACGTTGACTGCCCAGGACACGCTGACTATGTTAAAAACATGATCACTGGTGCTGCACAAATGGACGGCGGTATCTTAGTAGTATCTGCTGCTGATGGCCCAATGCCACAAACTCGTGAACACATCCTTTTATCTCGTCAAGTAGGTGTTCCATACTTAGTAGTATTCATGAACAAATGTGATATGGTTGACGACGAAGAATTATTAGAATTAGTAGAAATGGAAATCCGTGACCTACTATCTGAATATGACTTCCCAGGTGACGATCTTCCTGTAATCAAAGGTTCTGCTCTTAAAGCTCTTGAAGGCGAAGCAGAATGGGAAGAAAAAATCGTTGAATTAATGGACGCTGTAGATGCTTACATCCCAACTCCAGAACGTCAAACTGACAAACCATTCATGATGCCAGTTGAGGACGTATTCTCAATCACTGGTCGTGGTACAGTTGCAACTGGCCGTGTTGAACGTGGTCAAGTTAAAGTTGGTGACGTAGTTGATATCATCGGTATCGCTGAAGAAGCTAAATCTACAACTGTAACTGGTGTAGAAATGTTCCGTAAATTATTAGACTATGCTGAAGCTGGTGACAACATCGGTGCTTTACTTCGTGGTGTAGCTCGTGAAGAAATCCAACGTGGTCAAGTATTAGCTAAACCAGGCTCAATCACTCCACACACTAACTTCAAAGCTGAAGTTTACGTTTTATCAAAAGAAGAGGGTGGCCGTCATACTCCATTCTTCTCTAACTACCGTCCTCAGTTCTACTTCCGTACAACTGACGTAACAGGTATCTGTAACTTACCAGAAGGTGTTGAAATGGTAATGCCTGGTGATAACATCGAAATGACAGTAGAACTTATCGCTCCAATCGCTCTTGAAGAAGGTACTAAATTCTCTATCCGTGAGGGTGGCCGTACTGTAGGCGCTGGCGTAGTTGCTTCTATCCAAAAATAA
- a CDS encoding ABC transporter permease translates to MSLSKLVLRSMKKNMKHYYLYFFALIFSVTLYFSFVTLQNNPEVLATVQKSGTATAGFEAATYMLYFIILFFVLYANHLFMKRRSKEIGLYQLIGMTKGLIVRLLAVESILLFIGAVVLGMLAGFFSSRLFAMILLRLLEKEALVTMTFSTEALQQSIVVFAILLVIVLVQMAWMIYRVSLLSLFSAAKQADERVKRFSPLQMAIGFLGLVLIAYGYYASTKLFNINSNGDLVLNMIIILATTIGGTFLVFRFSVAFIMNSIRLKKNGHLTVRDVLALTPIMHRMKSNAKSLTLITVLTGVSLGVTTLAYIAYYSSEASAYSQVPGDYVYLEDNGQEFLKKLEENNIVFDKKDYRLQSVSAPLSQLLSEDPQNTGNPFASMVGTVYTTPLSDYQQIVPEAFVSGKDVIITNYGGYMAEMFPLEKERDIVVTTGSPEAYKEETFHVKEVRHESIISGTVTSGPGGPIFVVPDALFEKLAVHANYSQWHKQTSINLKDKSDLALAEKLYIQTGAGVINNYTLLSYEEERKENIETLGITIFTTAFLGLAFLMTTGSILYFKQMSEAEEERASYTILRKIGFAEKDIMKGIYMKQAFNFGVPLIIGLLHSYFAVKSGWFLFGSELTVPLWIAMSCYIALYAIFAVLSIGYYKKVIRESL, encoded by the coding sequence ATGAGTCTTAGTAAACTCGTGTTACGTAGCATGAAGAAAAATATGAAGCACTATTATTTATATTTCTTCGCACTTATTTTTAGTGTTACTTTATATTTTTCCTTTGTGACATTGCAAAATAACCCTGAAGTGCTAGCTACTGTACAGAAGAGCGGTACAGCCACAGCAGGCTTTGAAGCAGCAACATATATGTTGTACTTTATTATTTTGTTTTTCGTACTATATGCAAACCATTTATTTATGAAGCGTCGCAGTAAGGAAATAGGTTTGTATCAGCTGATAGGGATGACAAAGGGGCTTATCGTACGCTTATTGGCGGTAGAAAGTATCCTATTATTTATAGGCGCGGTCGTTTTAGGTATGCTTGCAGGGTTCTTTAGCTCACGCTTATTTGCAATGATCTTACTGCGCTTACTAGAAAAAGAGGCACTTGTGACAATGACATTTAGTACAGAGGCATTACAGCAGTCTATCGTAGTATTTGCCATTCTACTAGTAATTGTACTTGTGCAAATGGCTTGGATGATTTATCGCGTATCATTACTATCATTATTCAGTGCTGCAAAGCAAGCCGATGAGCGTGTAAAACGTTTCAGCCCATTACAAATGGCTATTGGTTTTTTGGGACTTGTACTAATTGCATATGGTTACTATGCATCAACTAAGCTCTTCAATATTAACTCTAATGGTGATTTAGTACTTAACATGATTATTATTTTAGCAACTACCATTGGCGGAACATTCCTTGTTTTCCGTTTCTCTGTCGCATTTATAATGAATTCAATTCGTCTAAAGAAAAATGGACATTTAACTGTCCGTGATGTATTGGCATTAACACCAATTATGCACCGTATGAAAAGTAATGCGAAATCCTTAACGCTCATAACGGTTTTAACGGGTGTTTCACTTGGTGTTACAACTTTAGCATATATAGCGTATTATTCATCAGAAGCATCGGCATATAGCCAAGTACCTGGTGATTATGTTTATCTTGAAGATAATGGTCAGGAGTTTTTAAAGAAGTTAGAGGAAAATAATATTGTTTTTGATAAAAAAGATTATCGGTTACAGAGTGTTTCAGCTCCACTTTCACAGTTATTATCTGAAGACCCACAAAATACAGGTAATCCATTTGCCAGTATGGTAGGAACCGTGTATACGACTCCGCTTTCAGATTATCAACAAATTGTTCCTGAAGCTTTTGTTTCGGGTAAAGATGTAATTATAACAAACTATGGTGGCTATATGGCAGAGATGTTTCCGCTTGAAAAGGAGCGTGATATAGTTGTCACTACAGGAAGTCCAGAGGCATATAAGGAGGAAACATTTCATGTTAAGGAAGTTCGACATGAAAGTATTATAAGTGGTACTGTGACTTCTGGACCTGGGGGGCCAATTTTCGTAGTTCCGGATGCATTGTTTGAAAAATTAGCTGTTCATGCAAATTATTCTCAATGGCATAAACAAACATCTATTAATCTAAAGGATAAAAGTGATTTAGCTCTAGCGGAGAAATTATATATACAAACAGGTGCAGGAGTAATAAATAACTATACACTACTGTCCTATGAAGAAGAACGTAAGGAGAATATCGAAACATTAGGAATAACGATATTTACAACAGCATTTTTAGGCTTAGCATTTTTAATGACAACAGGTAGTATTTTATACTTTAAACAAATGTCTGAGGCTGAAGAGGAGCGAGCTTCTTATACGATATTAAGAAAGATTGGCTTCGCTGAAAAAGATATTATGAAAGGTATATATATGAAACAAGCCTTTAACTTCGGTGTTCCATTAATAATAGGGCTACTCCATAGTTATTTCGCTGTTAAGTCAGGATGGTTTTTATTCGGCTCAGAATTAACCGTACCATTATGGATTGCTATGAGCTGCTATATAGCGTTATATGCTATCTTCGCTGTACTTTCTATTGGATATTATAAAAAAGTCATTCGCGAATCATTATAA
- a CDS encoding ABC transporter ATP-binding protein, with the protein MAVLIGRKVKKVYGKKSTAQEVLKGIDLEVNKGEFVGIMGPSGSGKTTLLNVLCSIDFATEGVIEINGQNLRGMKEKALANFRREQLGFVFQDYNLLDTLTVKENILLPLAIGKLPKAVAESRLNELTHLLGITDILNKYPNEISGGQKQRTSAARALITNPSLVFADEPTGALDSKSATALLKNLQSINETKKATIMMVTHDAVAASFCTRVLFLKDGLIYSELYKGDKTRQAFFQEIMHTQSVLGGDGYES; encoded by the coding sequence GTGGCAGTTTTAATTGGTCGTAAAGTAAAAAAAGTATATGGAAAAAAATCAACAGCTCAAGAGGTTTTAAAGGGCATTGATTTAGAAGTGAATAAAGGTGAATTTGTCGGCATTATGGGACCATCAGGCTCAGGAAAAACAACACTTTTAAACGTTTTGTGTTCAATTGACTTTGCAACAGAAGGTGTCATTGAAATAAATGGTCAAAACCTACGTGGTATGAAGGAGAAGGCGCTGGCTAATTTCCGCCGTGAGCAATTAGGATTCGTATTCCAAGATTATAATTTATTAGATACGTTAACAGTAAAAGAAAATATTCTATTACCATTAGCTATTGGAAAGTTACCAAAGGCTGTTGCGGAGAGTCGTTTAAATGAACTTACACACTTATTAGGTATTACCGATATTTTAAATAAATACCCAAACGAAATATCAGGTGGCCAAAAGCAACGTACATCGGCAGCTCGTGCACTTATTACAAATCCATCGCTTGTATTTGCTGATGAGCCTACAGGCGCACTTGATTCAAAATCGGCTACTGCACTTTTAAAAAACCTACAAAGTATTAATGAGACAAAAAAAGCAACGATTATGATGGTTACGCATGATGCTGTGGCAGCAAGCTTTTGTACACGCGTATTATTTTTAAAGGACGGACTCATTTATAGTGAGCTATATAAAGGGGATAAAACGAGACAGGCATTTTTCCAAGAGATCATGCATACGCAAAGTGTGCTAGGTGGTGACGGTTATGAGTCTTAG
- the fusA gene encoding elongation factor G, with product MKREFSLENTRNIGIMAHIDAGKTTTTERILYYTGKIHKIGETHEGASQMDWMEQEQERGITITSAATTAQWAGHRVNIIDTPGHVDFTVEVERSLRVLDGAVTVLDAQSGVEPQTETVWRQATTYGVPRIVFINKMDKTGADFLYSVGTLHERLQANAHPVQLPIGAEDEFSAIIDLVEMKATFYGDEKGTAVTEGEIPAEYREQAEEYREKLIDAVASVDEDIMEKYLEGEEITVAELKAAIRRATIAVEFYPVICGTAFKHKGVRPMLNAVIDYLPSPVDVPAIKGTSVDGDEELERKSSDDEPFSALAFKVMTDPFVGKLTFFRVYSGTLDSGSYVQNSSKGKRERVGRILQMHANSREEISKVFAGDIAAAVGLKDTTTGDTLCDEKNLVILESMEFPEPVISLSVEPKSKADQDKMGQALQKLQEEDPTFRAHTDTETGQTIISGMGELHLDILVDRMRREFKVEANVGAPMVSYRETFRGSAKVQGKFTRQSGGRGQYGDVTIEFSPNEEGKGFEFENAIVGGVVPREYIPAVEAGLRDSLDRGVVAGYPLIDIKAKLVFGSYHDVDSNEMAFKIAASMALKEAAKQCDAVILEPMMKVEVVIPEEYLGDIMGNITSRRGRVEGMEARGNSQVVRAMVPLSEMFGYATTLRSATQGRGVFSMTFDHYEEVPKSIAAEIIKKNKGE from the coding sequence ATGAAACGCGAATTCTCACTTGAGAATACTCGTAATATTGGGATCATGGCTCACATTGATGCTGGTAAAACAACAACAACTGAGCGTATCCTTTATTACACTGGTAAGATTCACAAAATCGGTGAAACTCATGAAGGCGCTTCTCAAATGGACTGGATGGAGCAAGAGCAAGAACGTGGTATTACAATCACTTCTGCTGCAACAACAGCCCAATGGGCAGGTCACCGTGTAAACATCATCGATACTCCTGGACACGTAGACTTCACTGTAGAAGTAGAACGTTCATTACGCGTACTTGACGGTGCTGTAACAGTACTAGATGCTCAATCTGGTGTTGAGCCTCAAACTGAAACTGTATGGCGTCAAGCTACAACATACGGTGTTCCACGTATTGTATTCATTAACAAAATGGATAAAACAGGAGCAGATTTCTTATATTCTGTAGGAACTCTACATGAGCGTTTACAAGCAAACGCTCACCCTGTCCAATTACCTATCGGAGCTGAAGATGAGTTCTCTGCAATCATCGACTTAGTTGAAATGAAAGCTACTTTCTACGGCGACGAAAAAGGTACAGCAGTAACTGAAGGTGAAATTCCTGCAGAATACCGCGAACAAGCTGAAGAATACCGTGAAAAATTAATCGACGCTGTTGCAAGTGTTGATGAAGATATCATGGAAAAATATTTAGAAGGCGAAGAAATTACTGTTGCTGAACTTAAAGCGGCTATCCGTCGTGCTACGATCGCAGTAGAATTCTACCCAGTAATCTGTGGTACAGCATTCAAACACAAAGGTGTACGCCCAATGTTAAATGCAGTTATCGATTACTTACCATCTCCAGTTGATGTACCAGCAATCAAAGGTACTTCAGTTGATGGTGACGAAGAGTTAGAACGTAAATCTTCTGATGATGAGCCATTCTCAGCTCTTGCATTCAAAGTTATGACTGACCCATTCGTAGGTAAATTAACTTTCTTCCGTGTGTACTCTGGAACATTAGATTCAGGTTCATACGTACAAAACTCTTCTAAAGGTAAACGTGAGCGTGTAGGTCGTATCCTACAAATGCACGCTAACTCTCGTGAAGAGATTTCTAAAGTATTCGCTGGGGACATCGCAGCAGCAGTAGGTCTTAAAGATACTACTACTGGTGATACTCTATGTGACGAGAAAAACCTAGTTATTCTTGAATCAATGGAGTTCCCTGAGCCAGTAATTTCTCTTTCTGTAGAACCAAAATCAAAAGCTGACCAAGATAAAATGGGGCAAGCTTTACAAAAACTTCAAGAAGAGGATCCAACTTTCCGTGCTCACACTGACACAGAAACTGGACAAACAATCATCTCAGGTATGGGTGAGCTTCACCTTGATATCTTAGTTGACCGTATGCGCCGTGAATTTAAAGTAGAAGCTAACGTAGGTGCTCCAATGGTATCTTACCGTGAAACATTCCGTGGCTCTGCAAAAGTTCAAGGTAAATTCACTCGCCAATCTGGTGGTCGTGGACAATACGGAGACGTAACGATTGAGTTCTCTCCAAATGAAGAAGGTAAAGGCTTTGAATTCGAAAACGCTATCGTTGGTGGTGTAGTACCTCGTGAATACATTCCTGCAGTAGAAGCTGGTCTTCGTGACTCTCTTGACCGCGGTGTAGTAGCTGGTTACCCACTAATCGACATTAAAGCGAAATTAGTATTCGGTTCTTACCATGACGTTGACTCGAATGAGATGGCGTTCAAAATTGCTGCATCTATGGCTCTTAAAGAAGCTGCTAAACAATGTGATGCAGTTATCTTAGAACCAATGATGAAAGTAGAAGTTGTAATTCCAGAAGAATACCTTGGTGATATCATGGGTAACATTACTTCTCGTCGCGGACGCGTTGAGGGTATGGAAGCTCGCGGTAACTCACAAGTTGTTCGTGCAATGGTTCCTTTATCGGAAATGTTTGGTTATGCAACAACTCTTCGTTCAGCAACACAAGGTCGTGGTGTATTCTCAATGACATTTGATCATTATGAAGAAGTACCAAAATCAATCGCTGCTGAAATCATCAAAAAAAATAAAGGTGAATAA